A genome region from Mastacembelus armatus chromosome 8, fMasArm1.2, whole genome shotgun sequence includes the following:
- the tfap4 gene encoding transcription factor AP-4 — translation MEYFMVPAQKVPSLQHFRKTEKEVIGGLCSLANIPLTPETARDQERRIRREIANSNERRRMQSINAGFQSLKTLIPHSDGEKLSKAAILQQTAEYIFNLEQEKTRLLQQNSQFKRIIQELSGSSPKRRRAEEKDEGIGSPDILEEEKTEDLRREMIELRQQLEKERSVRMMLEDQMRSLDAQLYPEKLKAIAQHIQDQQAQTQNLVRLQQNKQLERDLSPAHSPQVLAPATPPAPTHHATVIVPAPVQTPQPHHVTVVTMGPASVINTVSTSRQNLDTIVQAIQHIEGTQGKSCEEEQRRAVIVTSGRVLSDTAGSDTASNSDGPDDCSLP, via the exons TCTGGCCAACATTCCTTTGACCCCAGAAACAGCCCGTGACCAAGAGAGGCGAATTCGCAGAGAGATTGCCAACAGCAACGAGCGTCGGCGTATGCAGAGCATCAATGCTGGATTCCAGTCACTTAAAACTCTCATCCCACACAGCGATGGAGAGAAGCTCAGCAAG gcTGCCATTCTGCAACAGACAGCAgagtatatttttaatttggagcAGGAGAAGACACGGCTATTGCAGCAGAACAGTCAATTCAAACGAATCATACAA GAGTTGAGTGGTTCCTCTCCGAAGAGGAGGCGTGCTGAGGAGAAAGATGAAGGGATTGGCTCACCAGACAttctggaggaggagaagactGAAGACTTGAGGAGGGAGATGATCGAGCTGAGACAACAACTGGAGAAAGAGCGGTCAGTCAGGATGATGCTGGAAGATCAG ATGCGTTCCCTGGATGCTCAATTGTATCCAGAGAAACTGAAGGCAATCGCCCAGCACATCCAGGATCAACAGGCCCAAACACAGAACCTTGTTCGTCTGCAGCAGAACAAGCAGCTGGAGAGGGACCTTTCTCCGGCTCACAGCCCACAG GTGTTGGCCCCAGCTACCCCTCCTGCACCGACACACCATGCCACGGTTATTGTGCCTGCACCTGTCCAAACTCCCCAGCCCCACCATGTCACCGTGGTAACCATGGGCCCAGCATCAGTTATTAATACAGTGTCCACATCTCGACAGAACCTGGACACTATCGTTCAA GCAATCCAGCACATTGAGGGCACCCAGGGGAAGAGTTGTGAGGAAGAGCAGCGTAGGGCGGTCATTGTCACTTCAGGTCGAGTTCTGTCCGATACAGCAGGCTCAGACACAGCCTCGAACAGCGACGGACCTGACGACTGTTCACTGCCCTGA